In Archangium violaceum, the following are encoded in one genomic region:
- the rplL gene encoding 50S ribosomal protein L7/L12: MPADLNAIVDQLSTLTVMEAAELVKQLENKWGVSAAAVAVAAGPAAGGAAAAPVEEKTEFTVVLADAGANKINVIKEIRAITGLGLKEAKDLVEGAPKTVKEGVNKDDAKKIKDQLTAAGAKVDVK, from the coding sequence ATGCCTGCTGATCTGAACGCGATTGTTGACCAGCTCTCCACCCTGACGGTGATGGAGGCCGCCGAGCTCGTGAAGCAGCTCGAGAACAAGTGGGGCGTGTCCGCCGCCGCCGTTGCCGTGGCCGCTGGCCCCGCCGCTGGTGGCGCCGCCGCCGCCCCGGTCGAGGAGAAGACGGAGTTCACCGTGGTTCTGGCCGACGCCGGCGCCAACAAGATCAACGTCATCAAGGAGATCCGCGCGATCACCGGCCTGGGCCTGAAGGAGGCCAAGGACCTGGTCGAGGGCGCTCCCAAGACCGTCAAGGAGGGCGTCAACAAGGACGACGCCAAGAAGATCAAGGACCAGCTCACCGCGGCTGGCGCCAAGGTCGACGTCAAGTAA
- the rpoC gene encoding DNA-directed RNA polymerase subunit beta' has translation MKDIFNFFEKPKDPLSFNAIRIALASPDKIRQWSHGEVKKPETINYRTFKPERDGLFCARIFGPVKDYECNCGKYKRMKHRGVVCEKCGVEVIQSKVRRERLGHITLATPVAHIWFLKSLPSRIGNLLDITLKELEKVLYCESYIIIDPKATPLQKGELVSEEKLHRLYEEHGEDSFSAGMGGEAVRELLRSIDVVRLSEDLRRDMRETNSEAKKKKYAKRLKVAEAFRMSGNKPDWMMLDVIPVIPPDLRPLVPLDGGRFATSDLNDLYRRVINRNNRLKRLQELNAPDIIIRNEKRMLQEAVDALFDNGRRGKTITGPNKRPLKSLSDMLKGKQGRFRQNLLGKRVDYSGRSVIVVGPELRLHQCGLPKIMALELFKPFIYNKLEEKGYVTTIKSAKKMVEKERPEVWDILEDVIREHPVLLNRAPTLHRLGMQAFEPVLIEGKAIQLHPLVCAAFNADFDGDQMAVHVPLSIEAQMEARVLMMSTNNILSPAHGKPIIVPTQDMVLGIYYMTRAREFAHGEGRVFSSPDEVRAAYDHGEVHLQAKVVCRIDGKRKETTVGRVLLWDIVPRKVGFDAINKVLDKKSLGGLIDLCYRLTGEKETVLLADRIRSLGYTNATKAGISIALKDMIIPAKKQEFLDFARKEVAEIENQYLEGLITDGERYNKVIDIWAEITEKVAAEMMQQISQDEAVGEKDGKREVRKQPSFNPIYIMADSGARGSAQQIRQLAGMRGLMAKPSGEIIETPITANFREGLSVLQYFISTHGARKGLADTALKTANSGYLTRRLVDVAQDAIINEYDCGTMDGLFIGALVEGGEIIEALGERILGRVALDDILDPVTNDVLVRANEEIDEDRVKRIENSGLDKVKIRSVLTCQAKRGICVECYGRDLARGRKVSVGEAVGVIAAQSIGEPGTQLTMRTFHIGGAATRRAEQSSLENRNAGVVKFAGLNTVQKKDGSLVAMNRNGEIVIVDESGRERERYQVIYGARILVKEGQKLEAGTLLAEWDPFAIPLLTEVGGVVRFEDIIEGVTMNESLDEVTGLSRKTVVESKDPEARPRITIRDEEGNIKDLVSSKAQASYFLPQGSIITVNDGDEIHAGEVIAKVPRETTKTKDITGGLPRVAELFEARKPKDAAAIAEIDGVVSFGKDTKGKRKLILTPEVGGELRTDLAKEYLISKGKNISVHAGDRVKAGEALMDGSANPHDILKVLGEKALAGYLVDEVQEVYRLQGVKINDKHIEVIVRQMLRRVRVTDVGDTSFLVDEQVEKWVFEEENEKVMAKAQRPAVGEPLLLGITKASLSTESFISASSFQETTKVLTEAAINGKVDYLRGLKENVIMGRLIPAGTGLPNYKYLDIEVESPADEISEMEAALAATHGEDVAPPPAPTGSRTETSGAA, from the coding sequence GTGAAGGACATTTTCAACTTCTTCGAGAAGCCGAAGGATCCGCTCTCGTTCAACGCCATCCGCATCGCGTTGGCGTCGCCGGACAAGATCCGCCAGTGGTCCCATGGCGAGGTGAAGAAGCCCGAGACGATCAACTACCGCACCTTCAAGCCGGAGCGGGACGGGTTGTTCTGCGCCCGCATCTTCGGCCCGGTGAAGGACTACGAGTGCAACTGCGGCAAGTACAAGCGCATGAAGCACCGTGGCGTCGTGTGCGAGAAGTGCGGCGTGGAGGTCATCCAGTCCAAGGTGCGTCGTGAGCGCCTGGGCCACATCACGCTCGCCACGCCCGTGGCGCACATCTGGTTCCTCAAGTCGCTGCCCTCGCGCATCGGCAACCTGCTCGACATCACGCTCAAGGAGCTCGAGAAGGTCCTGTACTGCGAGAGCTACATCATCATCGACCCCAAGGCGACGCCCCTGCAGAAGGGCGAGCTCGTCAGCGAGGAGAAGCTCCACCGGCTCTACGAGGAGCACGGTGAGGACTCCTTCTCCGCCGGCATGGGCGGCGAGGCCGTCCGCGAGCTGCTGCGCTCCATCGACGTCGTGAGGCTGTCCGAGGATCTCCGCCGCGACATGCGCGAGACCAACTCGGAGGCCAAGAAGAAGAAGTACGCCAAGCGTCTCAAGGTCGCCGAGGCCTTCCGCATGTCCGGCAACAAGCCGGACTGGATGATGCTCGACGTCATCCCGGTCATCCCGCCCGACCTGCGTCCGCTCGTCCCCCTGGACGGTGGCCGCTTCGCGACGTCCGACCTCAACGACCTGTACCGCCGCGTCATCAACCGCAACAACCGTCTCAAGCGGCTGCAGGAGCTCAACGCTCCGGACATCATCATCCGCAACGAGAAGCGGATGCTCCAGGAGGCCGTCGACGCGCTGTTCGACAACGGCCGCCGCGGCAAGACGATCACCGGCCCCAACAAGCGGCCGCTGAAGTCCCTGTCCGACATGCTCAAGGGCAAGCAGGGCCGGTTCCGTCAGAACCTGCTCGGCAAGCGCGTGGACTACTCCGGCCGTTCCGTGATCGTGGTCGGTCCCGAGCTGCGCCTGCACCAGTGCGGCCTGCCGAAGATCATGGCGCTCGAGCTCTTCAAGCCGTTCATCTACAACAAGCTCGAGGAGAAGGGGTACGTCACCACCATCAAGAGCGCCAAGAAGATGGTGGAGAAGGAGCGTCCCGAGGTCTGGGACATCCTCGAGGACGTCATCCGTGAGCACCCGGTCCTCCTGAACCGCGCGCCCACCCTGCACCGCCTCGGCATGCAGGCCTTCGAGCCCGTGCTCATCGAGGGCAAGGCCATCCAGCTCCACCCGCTGGTGTGCGCCGCCTTCAACGCCGACTTCGACGGCGACCAGATGGCCGTCCACGTGCCGCTCTCCATCGAGGCTCAGATGGAGGCCCGCGTGCTGATGATGTCCACCAACAACATCCTCAGCCCCGCGCACGGCAAGCCCATCATCGTCCCCACCCAGGACATGGTGCTCGGCATCTACTACATGACGCGCGCCCGTGAGTTCGCCCACGGCGAGGGTCGCGTGTTCTCGTCCCCGGACGAGGTGCGCGCCGCCTACGACCATGGCGAGGTGCACCTGCAGGCCAAGGTCGTCTGCCGCATCGACGGCAAGCGCAAGGAGACCACTGTCGGCCGCGTCCTCCTCTGGGACATCGTGCCGCGCAAGGTGGGCTTCGACGCCATCAACAAGGTGCTCGACAAGAAGTCGCTCGGTGGCCTCATCGACCTCTGCTACCGCCTCACCGGCGAGAAGGAGACGGTGCTGCTGGCCGATCGCATCCGGTCGCTCGGCTACACCAACGCCACCAAGGCCGGTATCTCCATCGCCCTGAAGGACATGATCATTCCTGCCAAGAAGCAGGAGTTCCTGGACTTCGCGCGCAAGGAGGTCGCGGAGATCGAGAACCAGTACCTCGAGGGTCTCATCACCGACGGCGAGCGCTACAACAAGGTCATCGATATCTGGGCGGAGATCACCGAGAAGGTGGCCGCCGAGATGATGCAGCAGATCTCCCAGGACGAGGCCGTGGGCGAGAAGGACGGCAAGCGCGAGGTGCGCAAGCAGCCGTCGTTCAACCCCATCTACATCATGGCCGACTCCGGAGCCCGCGGCAGCGCCCAGCAGATCCGCCAGCTGGCGGGTATGCGCGGCCTGATGGCCAAGCCCTCCGGCGAAATCATCGAGACGCCCATCACGGCCAACTTCCGTGAAGGCCTCTCCGTGCTCCAGTACTTCATCTCCACCCACGGCGCTCGTAAGGGTCTGGCGGACACGGCCCTCAAGACGGCCAACTCCGGTTACCTCACCCGCCGTCTCGTCGACGTGGCCCAGGACGCCATCATCAACGAGTACGACTGCGGCACCATGGACGGTCTGTTCATCGGCGCCCTGGTCGAGGGCGGTGAGATCATCGAGGCGCTCGGCGAGCGCATCCTCGGCCGCGTGGCCCTGGATGACATCCTCGATCCGGTCACCAACGACGTGCTGGTGCGCGCCAACGAGGAGATCGACGAGGATCGCGTCAAGCGCATCGAGAACAGCGGTCTGGACAAGGTGAAGATCCGCTCGGTGCTCACCTGCCAGGCCAAGCGCGGCATCTGCGTGGAGTGCTACGGCCGTGATCTGGCCCGTGGCCGCAAGGTGTCCGTGGGCGAGGCCGTCGGCGTCATCGCGGCGCAGTCCATCGGCGAGCCGGGTACCCAGCTCACGATGCGCACCTTCCACATCGGTGGTGCGGCGACGCGGCGCGCCGAGCAGTCCAGCCTCGAGAACCGCAACGCGGGCGTGGTGAAGTTCGCCGGCCTGAACACGGTTCAGAAGAAGGACGGCAGCCTCGTGGCCATGAACCGCAACGGCGAGATCGTCATCGTCGACGAGAGCGGCCGTGAGCGCGAGCGCTACCAGGTCATCTACGGCGCCCGCATCCTCGTGAAGGAGGGCCAGAAGCTCGAGGCCGGCACCCTGCTGGCCGAGTGGGATCCGTTCGCCATCCCGCTGCTCACCGAGGTGGGCGGTGTCGTGCGCTTCGAGGACATCATCGAAGGCGTCACGATGAACGAGTCGCTGGACGAGGTGACCGGCCTCAGCCGCAAGACGGTCGTCGAGTCCAAGGACCCCGAGGCCCGTCCGCGCATCACCATCCGCGACGAGGAGGGCAACATCAAGGACCTGGTGTCCTCCAAGGCCCAGGCGAGCTACTTCCTCCCGCAGGGCTCCATCATCACCGTCAACGACGGCGATGAGATCCACGCGGGTGAGGTCATCGCCAAGGTGCCTCGCGAGACCACGAAGACCAAGGACATCACGGGCGGTCTGCCCCGCGTGGCCGAGCTCTTCGAGGCGCGCAAGCCCAAGGACGCCGCGGCCATCGCCGAGATCGACGGCGTGGTCTCCTTCGGCAAGGACACCAAGGGCAAGCGCAAGCTCATCCTCACCCCCGAGGTGGGCGGCGAGCTGCGCACCGACCTGGCCAAGGAGTACCTGATCTCCAAGGGCAAGAACATCAGCGTGCACGCCGGCGACCGCGTCAAGGCCGGCGAGGCGCTGATGGATGGCTCGGCCAACCCGCACGACATCCTCAAGGTGCTCGGCGAGAAGGCGCTCGCGGGCTACCTGGTGGATGAGGTGCAGGAGGTCTACCGGCTGCAGGGCGTGAAGATCAACGACAAGCACATCGAGGTGATCGTCCGGCAGATGCTCCGCCGCGTGCGCGTCACCGACGTGGGCGACACCAGCTTCCTCGTCGACGAGCAGGTCGAGAAGTGGGTGTTCGAGGAGGAGAACGAGAAGGTCATGGCCAAGGCCCAGCGTCCCGCCGTCGGCGAGCCGCTGCTCCTCGGCATCACCAAGGCGTCTCTGTCCACCGAGTCGTTCATCTCGGCGTCCTCCTTCCAGGAGACCACCAAGGTGCTCACCGAGGCCGCCATCAACGGCAAGGTGGACTACCTGCGCGGCCTCAAGGAGAACGTCATCATGGGCCGCCTCATCCCCGCCGGTACGGGTCTGCCCAACTACAAGTACCTCGACATCGAGGTGGAGAGCCCGGCCGACGAAATCTCCGAGATGGAGGCCGCCCTGGCCGCCACCCACGGCGAGGACGTCGCTCCGCCCCCGGCTCCCACCGGCAGCCGGACCGAGACCAGCGGCGCTGCCTAG
- the rplJ gene encoding 50S ribosomal protein L10, translating to MIKSEKEELIKELNEKFSRAQTAIVAEFSKLNVETVTKLRKKFRDGKVDYKVLKNTLAKRAAKGTPVEVIAEDFVGPVAIAISYDDVVAPAKILTDFIKDLESIKVRSASVQGRRVDVEGVKALAKMPGLPELRAQLLGMLNQPAGKLVRTIAAPGSQLARVLQANVDKQPK from the coding sequence GTGATCAAGAGCGAGAAGGAAGAACTGATCAAGGAACTCAACGAGAAGTTTTCGCGGGCTCAGACCGCGATCGTCGCTGAGTTCTCCAAGCTGAACGTGGAGACGGTCACCAAGCTGCGCAAGAAGTTCCGCGACGGCAAGGTGGACTACAAGGTCCTGAAGAACACGCTGGCCAAGCGCGCCGCGAAGGGTACCCCGGTGGAGGTCATCGCCGAGGACTTCGTGGGTCCCGTGGCCATCGCCATCAGCTACGACGATGTCGTGGCCCCGGCGAAGATCCTCACGGACTTCATCAAGGATCTCGAGTCCATCAAGGTCCGCAGCGCGTCCGTGCAGGGCCGTCGCGTCGACGTCGAGGGTGTCAAGGCCCTGGCGAAGATGCCCGGTCTGCCCGAGCTCCGCGCCCAGCTGCTGGGCATGCTCAACCAGCCTGCCGGCAAGCTCGTTCGCACCATCGCGGCCCCCGGCTCCCAGCTGGCCCGCGTGCTCCAGGCGAACGTGGACAAGCAGCCCAAGTAA
- the rpoB gene encoding DNA-directed RNA polymerase subunit beta, translating into MPTQIQNNFRVRKTFAKIAKTIDIPNLINIQKQSYEKFLQADIPPEKREDIGLQGVFKSVFPIRDFNETSSLEFVSYHLEKPKYDVDECHQRGMTYSAPIKVVVRLVVWDKDEETGAQSIRDVKEQEVYFGEIPLMTQNGTFIINGTERVVVSQLHRSPGAFFDHDKGKSHSSGKLLYNARIIPYRGSWIDFEFDHKDLLYVRIDRRRKLPATVLIRALGAVADTAKKNPLEFRGSTEEILNYYYATETIYLQSNTDFEKSVELELLPGQRATRDIKTKTGDVIVKKNRKFTRAAIKKLEAAKMKTLPIDADELFTKVSAYDVVDENTGEVILECNEEVSQDKVDELLKRDIKEFKVLFIDNLNVGPYLRETLMMDKIESPEQAIMEIYRRLRPGDPPTPETATNLFSNLFFNPERYDLSKVGRLKLNFKFGLEEPLDGQILTKRDILEVIRYLVDLKNGKGVIDDIDHLGNRRVRAVGELLENQYRIGLVRMERAIKERMSLQEIETLMPHDLINAKPVTAVIKEFFGSSQLSQFMDQTNPLSEVTHKRRLSALGPGGLTRERAGFEVRDVHPTHYGRICPIETPEGPNIGLIASLSTYARVNEFGFVETPYKKVEAGAVTGDVAFYSALEEEKHTIAQANAETDKKGKFVNALVSARRGGEFVQAKAEDIDLMDVSPNQLVSVAASLIPFLENDDANRALMGSNMQRQAVPLLRTAAPLVGTGIEAIVARDSGVTCVARRDGIVESVDASRIVVKADSATGAFDISSEVDIYNLLKYQRSNQNTCLNQKPIVRKGDRVRKGDVIADGPATETGELALGQNVVVAFMPWQGYNFEDSILISERILKEDVFTSIHIEEFECIARDTKLGKEEITRDIPNVGEEALKDLDESGIIRIGAEVKPGDVLVGKITPKGETQLSPEEKLLRAIFGEKAGDVRDSSLRVPPGVVGTVINAKVFSRKGVEKDERAKQIESMEEAKLLKDQNDEIKVLRDSAYSRLRIMLRGKEIQGKLVDDKGRILLKKGDIVSDELLATVPYKYWTEISVGDPLDGKLRDILRNLEETTEAVKLAFGEKIARIKKGDELPPGVIKMVKVYVAIKRKLAVGDKMAGRHGNKGVVSRVLPEEDLPFLEDGRPVDIVLNPLGVPSRMNIGQILETHLGWAAKGVGEQLQRYIDENYSGENLKKQLKTVYDDKAFGDFVDGLSDDEVKSLCYRLKKGIHVATPVFDGARETEIHTLFDEARLPRTGQMVLFDGRTGEPFDQNVTVGVMYMLKLHHLVDEKIHARSIGPYSLVTQQPLGGKAQFGGQRLGEMEVWAMEAYGAAYTLQEFLTVKSDDVVGRTRMYEAIVKGDNVLESGLPESFNVLLKELQSLALDVELLESAPPERQRSFGGDFGGGGDGEDRVKTGTEA; encoded by the coding sequence ATGCCGACGCAGATCCAGAACAACTTCCGAGTGCGGAAGACCTTCGCGAAGATCGCGAAGACCATCGACATTCCCAACCTCATCAACATCCAGAAGCAGTCCTACGAGAAGTTCCTCCAGGCCGACATCCCGCCGGAGAAGCGTGAGGACATTGGGCTTCAGGGGGTCTTCAAGTCGGTATTCCCGATCCGTGACTTCAACGAGACGTCCTCGCTGGAGTTCGTCAGCTATCACCTCGAGAAGCCCAAGTACGACGTCGACGAGTGCCACCAGCGTGGGATGACCTACTCGGCTCCCATCAAGGTCGTCGTGCGCCTGGTCGTGTGGGACAAGGACGAGGAGACGGGCGCCCAGTCCATCCGCGACGTGAAGGAGCAGGAGGTCTACTTCGGGGAAATCCCGTTGATGACCCAGAACGGCACCTTCATCATCAACGGTACCGAGCGCGTGGTGGTCAGCCAGCTGCACCGCAGCCCGGGTGCCTTCTTCGACCACGACAAGGGCAAGAGCCACTCGTCTGGCAAGCTGCTCTACAACGCCCGCATCATCCCGTACCGCGGCTCGTGGATCGACTTCGAGTTCGACCACAAGGACCTGCTGTACGTGCGCATCGACCGGCGCCGCAAGCTGCCGGCCACGGTGCTCATCCGCGCCCTGGGTGCGGTGGCCGACACCGCCAAGAAGAACCCGCTGGAGTTCCGCGGCTCCACCGAGGAGATCCTCAACTACTACTACGCGACGGAGACCATCTACCTCCAGAGCAACACCGACTTCGAGAAGTCGGTGGAGCTGGAGCTGTTGCCCGGTCAGCGCGCCACGCGCGACATCAAGACCAAGACGGGCGACGTCATCGTCAAGAAGAACCGCAAGTTCACCCGCGCCGCCATCAAGAAGCTCGAGGCGGCCAAGATGAAGACGCTCCCCATCGACGCGGACGAGCTCTTCACCAAGGTGTCCGCCTACGACGTGGTGGACGAGAACACCGGCGAGGTCATCCTCGAGTGCAACGAGGAGGTCTCCCAGGACAAGGTCGACGAGCTCCTCAAGCGCGACATCAAGGAGTTCAAGGTCCTCTTCATCGACAACCTCAACGTGGGTCCCTACCTGCGTGAGACGTTGATGATGGACAAGATCGAGTCCCCCGAGCAGGCGATCATGGAGATCTACCGCCGCCTGCGCCCGGGTGATCCGCCCACGCCGGAGACGGCCACCAACCTCTTCAGCAACCTGTTCTTCAACCCCGAGCGCTACGACCTGTCCAAGGTCGGCCGCCTCAAGCTGAACTTCAAGTTCGGCCTCGAGGAGCCGCTCGACGGGCAGATCCTCACCAAGCGCGACATCCTCGAGGTCATCCGCTACCTGGTGGACCTCAAGAACGGCAAGGGTGTGATCGACGACATCGATCACCTCGGCAACCGTCGTGTGCGCGCGGTGGGCGAGCTGCTGGAGAACCAGTACCGCATCGGTCTGGTGCGCATGGAGCGGGCGATCAAGGAGCGCATGAGCCTCCAGGAGATCGAGACGCTCATGCCGCACGATCTGATCAACGCCAAGCCCGTGACGGCCGTCATCAAGGAGTTCTTCGGGTCCAGCCAGCTGTCGCAGTTCATGGACCAGACGAACCCCCTGTCCGAGGTGACGCACAAGCGTCGTCTGTCCGCCCTCGGGCCCGGCGGCCTCACCCGCGAGCGCGCGGGCTTCGAGGTGCGCGACGTGCACCCGACGCACTACGGCCGCATCTGCCCCATCGAGACGCCGGAAGGTCCGAACATCGGCCTCATCGCGTCGCTGTCCACCTACGCCCGCGTCAACGAGTTCGGCTTCGTCGAGACGCCGTACAAGAAGGTGGAGGCCGGCGCGGTGACCGGTGACGTGGCCTTCTACTCCGCCCTCGAGGAGGAGAAGCACACGATCGCCCAGGCCAACGCCGAGACGGACAAGAAGGGCAAGTTCGTCAACGCGCTCGTGTCCGCCCGCCGCGGCGGCGAGTTCGTCCAGGCCAAGGCCGAGGACATCGACCTGATGGACGTGTCCCCGAACCAGCTGGTGTCCGTGGCCGCCTCGCTCATCCCGTTCCTCGAGAACGACGACGCGAACCGCGCGCTCATGGGCTCCAACATGCAGCGCCAGGCCGTGCCGCTGCTGCGCACCGCCGCCCCGCTCGTGGGCACCGGTATCGAGGCGATCGTCGCCCGCGACTCCGGCGTCACCTGCGTGGCCCGGCGCGACGGCATCGTCGAGAGCGTGGACGCCAGCCGCATCGTGGTGAAGGCCGACTCCGCCACGGGCGCGTTCGACATCTCCAGCGAGGTCGACATCTACAACCTCCTGAAGTACCAGCGCTCCAACCAGAACACGTGCCTCAACCAGAAGCCCATCGTCCGCAAGGGCGACCGGGTGCGGAAGGGTGACGTGATCGCCGACGGTCCCGCGACCGAGACCGGCGAGCTCGCGCTGGGTCAGAACGTCGTCGTCGCGTTCATGCCGTGGCAGGGCTACAACTTCGAGGACTCCATCCTCATCTCCGAGCGCATCCTCAAGGAGGACGTCTTCACGTCCATCCACATCGAGGAGTTCGAGTGCATCGCGCGCGACACCAAGCTCGGCAAGGAGGAGATCACCCGCGACATCCCGAACGTGGGTGAGGAGGCCCTCAAGGACCTCGACGAGAGCGGCATCATCCGCATCGGCGCCGAGGTGAAGCCCGGCGACGTGCTGGTGGGCAAGATTACTCCGAAGGGCGAGACCCAGCTCTCCCCCGAGGAGAAGCTGCTGCGCGCCATCTTCGGTGAGAAGGCCGGCGACGTGCGCGACAGCTCGCTGCGCGTGCCCCCCGGCGTGGTGGGCACCGTCATCAACGCCAAGGTGTTCAGCCGCAAGGGCGTCGAGAAGGACGAGCGCGCCAAGCAGATCGAGTCCATGGAGGAGGCCAAGCTCCTCAAGGACCAGAACGACGAGATCAAGGTCCTGCGCGACAGCGCCTACAGCCGCCTGCGCATCATGCTCCGTGGCAAGGAGATCCAGGGCAAGCTCGTGGACGACAAGGGCCGCATCCTCCTGAAGAAGGGGGACATCGTCTCCGACGAGCTGCTGGCCACCGTCCCGTACAAGTACTGGACGGAGATCTCCGTTGGCGATCCGCTCGACGGCAAGCTGCGCGACATCCTCCGCAACCTGGAGGAGACCACCGAGGCCGTGAAGCTGGCCTTCGGCGAGAAGATCGCCCGCATCAAGAAGGGCGACGAGCTCCCGCCGGGCGTCATCAAGATGGTGAAGGTGTACGTCGCCATCAAGCGCAAGCTGGCCGTGGGCGACAAGATGGCCGGCCGCCACGGTAACAAGGGTGTCGTGTCCCGCGTCCTCCCCGAGGAGGACCTGCCGTTCCTCGAGGACGGTCGTCCCGTGGACATCGTGCTCAACCCGCTGGGCGTGCCCTCGCGCATGAACATCGGGCAGATCCTCGAGACGCACCTGGGCTGGGCCGCCAAGGGCGTGGGCGAGCAGCTGCAGCGCTACATCGACGAGAACTACAGCGGCGAGAACCTCAAGAAGCAGCTGAAGACCGTCTACGACGACAAGGCCTTCGGCGACTTCGTGGACGGCCTGTCCGACGACGAGGTCAAGAGCCTCTGCTACCGCCTGAAGAAGGGCATCCATGTCGCCACGCCGGTGTTCGACGGCGCGCGCGAGACGGAGATCCACACCCTCTTCGACGAGGCGCGGCTGCCGCGCACCGGCCAGATGGTGCTCTTCGACGGCCGCACCGGTGAGCCGTTCGACCAGAACGTCACCGTGGGCGTCATGTACATGCTCAAGCTCCACCACCTGGTGGACGAGAAGATCCACGCTCGTTCCATCGGACCCTACTCGCTCGTCACGCAGCAGCCCCTGGGCGGCAAGGCCCAGTTCGGCGGCCAGCGTCTGGGAGAGATGGAAGTGTGGGCGATGGAGGCCTACGGCGCGGCGTACACGCTCCAGGAGTTCCTCACCGTCAAGTCCGACGACGTGGTGGGCCGTACGCGCATGTACGAGGCCATCGTCAAGGGCGACAACGTCCTCGAGTCCGGCCTGCCCGAGTCCTTCAACGTGCTCCTCAAGGAGCTCCAGTCGCTCGCGCTCGACGTCGAGCTGCTGGAGAGCGCCCCGCCCGAGCGCCAGCGCTCGTTCGGTGGTGACTTCGGTGGTGGCGGCGACGGCGAGGACCGCGTGAAGACCGGTACCGAGGCCTAG